The nucleotide window TTGGTTTAAATCTGGTGCACCATTTTACAAGAAGATCTTCAATGTTTGCATCCATTCGAGTGCCTACGCCTCCCCAGACTAACATGTGACCAACATCTCCAAATGATTCACCACTAACTTGGTGAACTGTCTTGAAGCCAATCCTTGTGTAGAATTTCACAAGCTGTTACAATCAAAGAGAAACGTCCAATTTGTTATCAGAATCGACTCTTCTACTTGAATTAGAAAGTAAAAATCAGTAGGTGTGAATGCTTCAGATAATGCAGTAGAAAAGCCTATTGTCTGGTGATAAGAGCGCAATACATCATGTGTGAGTTTAGAGGGCATGTTACATATTTGAACTGTGTCTCAGACAAAAGGCTTTGGTAGCTAAGTGAAAAAGGGGAATAACTCTCATTTTCAGAGTTCCAATTAACAATACGAGAAAGAAAATTGGTAATTTTGCAATCCAAAAACAGGGTAAACAATTGCATAATAATTAACCCAGAAGGAGAAATTGGTGAATAACCTTTGTGTGGTAAAGCTCAGTATCATAAATGGCGAGCAATTCAGCTTTTGTACAACCAGAGTCATAACCATGCCTAATTGCGACTGCTCCAATAAACAATCCAATCCCAAATATTGATTTTTCCATCCCCAAAGTTTCTCTCTGAAGTCTGATTGAGTCTAAATGTAGAATTTTACCTTGAAACCAAACCCTTATCAAACCCTCAGCTTTTCCAAGGTCTCTTTGGGTTTTTAAGCTCTTTGCTGTGATTCTGAAAAAGGGTCCTAATGTTTTCAGCTGAAGATCAAGATTTTGGTATCTCGATGCTTCCATGATTTCTGACATGGTCGGAAAGTTATCCTCAGAATTTACACtgtttgttcttattttttggTGACTCTGAGATGAACTACCGGAGAGTGAAATTTGAGAGATGAGGGATTTAGGATAAGAAATTTTCTGTTTTGTAGATGTTGGTGTTCTTGGTTGAGGGAATTGAGTTGTGGAGTTTTTGATAGAAATTGGGCATTTTGTGCAAGGATATGAACTCATTGTTTTGAAAATTAGAGGATATGAAATTGTGGAATGCCTCACAAAGTACACATTTTTACTCTCTTTATCTCTACTTTGAACACTGCTATCTTTGCAGTTTATCGAACACATAATTGTTCATTCATATATCTAGCATGTGGACTCATGTCTTCCA belongs to Solanum stenotomum isolate F172 chromosome 1, ASM1918654v1, whole genome shotgun sequence and includes:
- the LOC125844088 gene encoding uncharacterized protein LOC125844088 produces the protein MSSYPCTKCPISIKNSTTQFPQPRTPTSTKQKISYPKSLISQISLSGSSSQSHQKIRTNSVNSEDNFPTMSEIMEASRYQNLDLQLKTLGPFFRITAKSLKTQRDLGKAEGLIRVWFQGKILHLDSIRLQRETLGMEKSIFGIGLFIGAVAIRHGYDSGCTKAELLAIYDTELYHTKLVKFYTRIGFKTVHQVSGESFGDVGHMLVWGGVGTRMDANIEDLLVKWCTRFKPKS